The Radiobacillus deserti genomic interval CATCCCTACTAGATCAAGCAGTTCAATTACTTAGTGAGATTATCTTTAAGCCTAAAGCGGATGGCCAAGCATTTGACGCTAAAATTGTGAGTAGAGAAAAAGTAACATTAAAGCAAAAAATGGATGCGATAAAAGACGACAAAATGAGTTATGCAAATATGCGTTTAATGGACGAAATGTGTAAAGAGGAACCATATCACCTACATGTTCATGGATATCAAGAGGATTTGGAACAATTAAACGAAAGCTCTCTATATCACTTTTATCAACAATTGCTTCAAGAAGATCAAATGGATATTTATTTGCTCGGGGACTTTTCAAACAAGCAAGTAGAGGATACCGTAACGAAATATTTTGTTAGAGATACATCACAAAGCCCATTAAAACAAAACAGACTTGCTCAGAAACAAATAGATCAAGTACAAGAAATTGTAGATAAAGAAGATGTACAGCAAGGAAAGCTTCATTTAGGATACCGAACAAATATAACGTATAATGATGAAGATTATGCAGCGTTACAAGTGTTTAATGGTATTTTTGGTGGATTTCCTAGCTCGAAATTGTTTATTAACGTAAGAGAAAAGAACAGTTTAGCATACTATGCAGCATCCAGAGTAGAGAGTCATAAAGGATTATTACTAGTGTTTAGTGGGATTAATCCAGCAGATTATCAAAAAGCAAAGGATATTATGATTGAACAAATGGAAGCGATGAAGAGTGGTGATTTCACCGAAGAGCAAGTGGAAGAGGTGAAAAACCTTGTCGTAAATCAGTTCCTTGAAACGATGGACCATCCAGTTGGGTTAATTGAAGTGTTATACCACCAAGTCATTGCGGCTTCAGACTTAAAACCGGAAGAATTATTAAATAAAGTAAAGAACGTTTCGAAGGAAGATGTCGTGCGTGTTGCCAACAAAGTGGAGTTGGATACCGTGTATTTTCTTACGAGTAAAGGGGGAAATGCAAATGCATAAAACAACCTATGACCAAATAAAAGAAACGATTTATTCCGAGAAATTAGCGAACGGCTTACAAGTCTTTCTACTTCCGAAGCCGGAAATGGCCAAAACATACGGTATCTTTTCTACGAATTATGGATCAATCGATCAAACCTTTGTACCTCTAGGAAAAGAAGAGATGATAACGGTGCCTGACGGTATTGCCCATTTCTTAGAGCATAAATTGTTTGAAAAAGAAGACCGTGATGTCTTTCAGGATTTTACGAAACAGGGTGCATCAGCAAACGCATATACATCTTTTACGAAAACTGCTTATTTGTTTTCTGCGACTAGTAACATAGAAAAAAATGTAGAGACGCTTTTAAATTTCGTACAGGAACCATATTTCTCTGAAAAGTCGGTTGAAAAAGAAAAAGGGATTATTGGGCAAGAAATCACGATGTATGATGATCAACCAGATTGGCGTTCTTTTTTTGGAACGATTCAAAGTCTATATCACCATCATCCAGTGCAAATAGATATTGCCGGAACGATTGATTCCATATCGAACATTACCAAGGAGGACTTATATACTTGTTATGAAACGTTTTACCACCCTTCAAACATGACATTTTTCGTTGCTGGAAACTTTGAACCAGAATCGATGATGGCCTTCATAAAGGATAATCAAGCGGAGAAAAGCTTTACGGATCAGGCTCCTGTTCAACGCAGTTTTCCAGAGGAGCCAAATACTGTAGCAAAAGAGAAACAAGTAATTGAAATGCCTGTTTCTGTATCTAAATGTTTGGTTGGTTTGAAGGAAAAAATGAACTATAAGGATGCCGATGAATTTTTGACAGCAGATTTATTGAGCGAAATGCTTTTAGATCATTATTTTTCAAAGAGCGGAGCATATTACCAAGAGCTTTATGATCTGGATTTGATTGATAATAGCTTTCAATTTGAGACGAATTTAGAAAAGAATTTTGGATTTAGCATTATTGGTGGTAATACGAAGAAGCCAGATCTACTAGGGGATAAACTAAAAGAAATGCTCTTAGCTATGAAGGACAAACCACTAACAGAAAAAGAATTTAACATTATGAAGCGAAAGCAGATTGGTCATTTCTTTAGAGCGATGAATTCATTAGAGTTCACGTCCAATCAGTTTATTCACTATCACTTATTGGGAATTGATTTCTTTAATGTGTTACCTAAAATCGAAGCGCTAACTGTGGAAGAAGCCAATGCGTTTTTAAACAAATGGATTTCGGAGGAACGGATTGCCGTTTGCCAAGTAGTTCCAACAAAGGAGTAAGGAAATGGGGAACGTATTAATTGTAGGTGCAAGTGGTGATATTGGAGCTGCCATTTCTTTAAGGCTAGCCGAAGAGGGACACCGGTTACTCCTACATTACCATCAAGGTAAGGAAAAGGTGGAGCAATTAATCGCCACTTTACCTAACGAGTCTGTATTAAAGGTATTACATGCCAATTTACAAGAAGAAGAAGGAATGAACAGCCTGGTAAATCAAATAGACTTGGCTGTTGATTCCGTTATTTTTGCGAGCGGAATGAGCCATTTTGGCATGTTTCAGAACAGCTCATTAGAAGAAATGGACCAGATGCTTAACCTTCATATTAAAGCACCCTGGAGAATTACGAAGCGTCTTCTTCCAGAAATGGTACAACGTAAATCTGGACATATCATCATGATTTCTTCCATATGGGGGCGAAGTTGGAGCTAGTTTTGAAGTGATGTATTCTACTGTTAAAGGAGCCCAAAATAGCTTTGTTAAGGCTTTAGCAAAAGAAGTTGCGATGTCTGGTATTTCGGTAAATGGCATAAGTCCAGGTTTTATCGACACGAAGATGAACCGTCATTTATCCGAAGAAGAACGAGCCCAAATAATTAATGAAATACCAATAAATCGTCCGGGTACTCCAGAGGATGTCGCCCATGTCGCTGCTTTTTTGCTTGATCGTCGTTCTAGCTATATATTCAAGGTGAAATTATTCGAGTGACCGGTGCCTGGTAAACAGAAATGAAAAAGAAGCCTCCTTCATGTATAAGGATTTCGAATCTATCACATCCTATGCATGAACGTTCAACTACAAGGAGGAGTCAAAATGTCTGTACTAGACAACTTTGAATCTTGGAAGGACTTTCTTGGTGACCGTTTACACCAAGCAGAAGGTCAAGGTATGAATCAAAACACGATCTCTGAGATTGCTTATGAAATCGGTGGCTATCTTGCTAATCAAGTAGATGCTAAAAACGACCAAGAAGCTGTTCTTCGAGATCTATGGAATGCTGCTTCTAAAGATGAACAGCATGCCATTGCTAATATTATGGTGAAAATGGTTCAAAACGACGGAACCGGAAGATAAACACCGAGAAAGCCCTTGTTTGAGCAAGGGCTTTTCTTATTAATTTTTACTTGATTAAACAAGCGTCCTTATTTTAATGTAGGAACGAACCATATACTCATGGGTTTAAAAATCTATTCCAGATTTTGTTGAAAAATGCGAATTATGTCCTTTTCTTCTAGGCCATAATCATTTATGATAAAAAGGTAGCATAAAATTTTCCAGAGTGTTCAAATGGAAAGATGAAGGAGTTTTCTATTGTGGAGAAAACCGAATGGTATCTTGAATATGAAATCCAATATAATAGACCAGGGTTACTTGGGGACATTTCATCGTTACTTGGGATGCTATCCATCAATATCATCACCATTAATGGCGTTGAAAACTCTCGAAGAGGTATGCTACTTCTATCACGAAAAGATGAACAAATTATTCGATTAAAATCAATTTTAGATACAATGGATACAATCAATGTGATAAAATTACGTAAACCAAAGCTACGAGATCGATTAGCAGTTCGACATGGTAGATACATACATAGTGACGTAGATGATAAGAAGACGTTTCGTTTTGTACGAAGTGAATTAGGCTTACTTGTTGACTTTATGGCTGAATTATTTAAGAAGGATGGGCACAAACTAATTGGTATTAGAGGAATGCCCAGAGTTGGGAAAACAGAATCCATCGTTGCATCCAGTGTATGTGCAAATAAACGTTGGCTATTTGTGTCTAGCACCTTGTTAAAGCAGACGATTCGAAATCAGCTTATTGAAGATGAATATAGTGACGATAATTTATACATTATTGATGGGATTGTTTCTACGCGTAGAGCGAGTGAAAGACATTGGGAGCTTGTTCGTGAAATCATGAGGTTGCCAGCAACGAAAGTAGTAGAACATCCAGACATTTTTGTGCAACAAACCGAGTATAAATTAGATGATTTTGATTACATTATCGAATTGAGAAATGAGGAAGATGAAGAAATTAAATATGATCCTATTGAGAAACCAGTTATGGAAAAACAAGACGGATTTTCAATGTTTGATTTTTAAGATGGACGGTGTTAAATATGGAATTAGGAGCGAAGTTAAAAGAAGCAAGAGAAGCAAGAAATTTATCTTTAGAAGATGTCCAGAAAGTAACTAAAATTCAAACACGTTATCTTCAAGCCATTGAAAAAGGGAATTTTAGTGCAATGCCGGGTAGTTTCTACGTTCGGGCTTTTGTAAAAGAGTACGCAACAGCTGTTGGATTAGATGCCGATCTTTTTATGGAAGAACACGCCTCTGAATTACCAAAGGCCTCTAATGAAAGTTCAGTCCAATATTCTAGAGTTCGTAGTAGAAATGAAACTACCTCTACGAAAAGCCCAGCGATTTTTTCGTTTTTACCTACATTAATTGTAGTATTACTTATTGTCGGCATTTTCTTTTTAGTCTGGTATTTTATATCTACAAATGATGACGGCAAGAGCGAAGAACAAGTAAAAACTGGTGGACCAGATGAAGTATTGGTGGGAGATTCGGGTTCCACGTCTGAAGAGAAACCAGAGGATACTACAGAGGATACTGGAAGCGGAGATACAACTGCCGATGATACAGAGGAACAACCGGAAGAACCAACAAATGAACCAGAATTAAAGCTAGTGGAGGAGACCACCGATGGTGCCGAGGGGGTTACAACCTATGACTTAGTAAATGCGGAGGATTCTGTTCAACTCGTTTTAAATACGGATAATGAGCATTGGTTGGAAATTGAAAATGATAAAGGGAAAAGCTTCTACAACGGTATGTTCGCTGCAGCTCAAGCTCCCCAAGAAATAGATCTGACAGGAGAAGAACGAGTACACCTTCGTTTTGGAAATCCTAGAGACTTGAAAATAACGGTCAATGGGGTGGATTTACAGCTACCAGAAACAGTTGAAAATGGACAAATTCATCAAGTATGGATCAATCTAAATGCAAGTGCAACAGAATAATAGGTAGTGGCAACCCTTTCCAATGGTTGGAAAGGGTTGCGTTTCGTACATGACAGGAGGAAAAAAACATGAATATCCCTAACAGAATTACATTATCAAGAATTTTTATGATTCCTATTTTTATTATTATATTAAGTGTCCCTTTTGATTGGGGAACGATTGATATTGGGAATGAAGTATTACCAGTGGCCGACTTTGTTGCAGCATTTATCTTTATTATTGCTTCGACAACCGATTGGATAGATGGCTACTATGCTCGTAAACATAATTTAGTTACGAATTTAGGAAAGTTCTTAGATCCACTTGCTGATAAGCTGTTAGTATCTGCCGCATTAATCTTATTAGTTGAGATGGGCCAAGCTTCAGCTTGGATTGTGATCATTATCATAAGTAGAGAGTTTGCAGTAACTGGACTTCGACAAATTGCAGCCGGGGAAGGTACTATTTTAGCTGCTGGACAAATGGGAAAATTGAAAACATGGATTCAAATTATTGCGATTTCCGTGCTTTTATTGCATAATTTCCCGTTCTCTTATACAACTATCCCATTTGGTACGATTGCTTTATATGCGGCTTTAGTCATTACGGTTGTATCTGGCGTTGACTACTTTGTGAAAAACTGGCATGTGATGAGGGATTCTAAATGAGTGTGAAAGCTGAGATTATTGCGGTTGGTACAGAACTTCTTCTAGGACAAATCTCCAATACCAATGCTCAATGGTTATCGGAGCAACTAGCAAACCGTGGTGTCCACGTCTATCATCATGCCGTTGTTGGTGACAATTTAGAGCGTGTGAGAGAAACGTTTGAATTGGCAGGTCAACGTGCGGATATTGTGATGGTGACAGGTGGACTTGGACCAACAGATGATGATTTGACAAGAGAAGCATTCCAAGCTCTTTCTGGAATCGGGCTAGTTGAAGATAACGACACCATGAGAAAAATTGAAGCTTTCTATGAAAAGGCAAACCGTGAGATGACACCTAATAATCGCAAGCAAGCAAGGGTGTTTGAAGGAAGTACTGTTTTTGCCAATAGTGCTGGAATGGCACCTGGAATTGCGGTGGACTTTCAAGACACGATATGGATTTTTATGCCCGGTGTTCCGCGTGAAATGAAAGCGATTTGCATGGAGCAAGCTTTTCCATATATAGAGCAACACTTTCCATTGACATCGATTATTCGTTCTAAAATGCTTCGGTTTATTGGGATTGGAGAATCGCAATTGGAGCATGATTTATATCAGATTATACAAAACCAAACCAATCCTACAATTGCACCACTAGCTTCAGAAGGTGAGGTTGGCTTGAGAATAACTGCCCAGGCAAACACGGAAGAAGAGGCTGCTGCCCTGATTCAGTCTACAGAATCCTTAATCAAGGACAAAGTGGGTACGTTTCTTTATGGATTCGATAATCAGAGTATTGAGCAAGCTGTGAAAGAGCTATTCGTTTCCCGTGGGTTGACATTGGCTGCTGCTGAAAGTCTAACTGGGGGACTATTTTCTAGCTCTGTCGTAGCAGTCGAAGGAGCATCCTCTGTGTTTAAAGGTGGGATTGTGAGCTACGAAACCTCTGTGAAAAGCGGGCTATTACAAGTATCAGAAAAAACATTAACTAGCAGCGGAACCGTCAGTGAACAAAACTGCAAAAGAAATGGCGGAAAATGTTCGTGCGTTAACTGGTGCCGATATAGGGATTAGTTTCACTGGTATTGCAGGGCCAGATAGTGTGGAAGGGAAGCCGGTTGGGACGGTCGTGATTGGAATTCAACAAGCCGCTGGTCCCTCTATAACAAAAACCTTTCACTTCACGGGTAGCCGATCTGCTATTCGAAATAGAACCGTGAAAAAAGGGTTTGAACTTCTTTTCCATTTGCTAAAGTAATAAAAATGCAAAATGGAAAGCTAGATGGAAATGTTTTTAAATAATCATTCTAGTGTTCTATCATTTCTCAAATTACCTACTCATAAAAAAAGGGAACATTTATTCGCTTTTTTGCTTGTTAAATCTCAAAAAACAAGTTATGATGGAGATAGATTAATTGAAGGAGGAAATAAGTTGAGCGATCGTAAACAAGCCTTAGATATGGCGTTAAAACAAATAGAAAAACAGTTCGGTAAAGGTTCTATTATGAAACTAGGGGAACAAGCAGAGCAAAAAATCGCAACGGTTCCAAGTGGATCATTAGCTTTAGATGTTGCACTAGGAGTTGGAGGATATCCAAGAGGAAGGGTTATTGAAATTTATGGTCCTGAATCTTCTGGTAAAACAACTGTTTCTTTACATGCGATTGCGGAAGCTCAACGTCAAGGTGGCCAAGCTGCATTTATTGATGCAGAGCATGCACTAGATCCCGTTTATGCTAGAAAATTAGGTGTAAATGTAGACGAATTACTATTATCTCAACCAGATACAGGAGAGCAAGCACTTGAAATTGCCGAAGCGTTAGTACGAAGTGGTGCAGTTGATATGATTGTTATTGACTCGGTTGCTGCACTTGTACCAAAAGCAGAGATTGAAGGAGAGATGGGAGATTCTCACGTAGGTCTTCAAGCTCGTCTTATGTCTCAAGCTTTACGTAAACTGTCTGGTGCAATCAACAAATCCAAAACTACGGCTATCTTTATTAACCAAATTCGTGAAAAGGTCGGAGTAATGTTCGGTAATCCAGAAACAACACCTGGTGGACGTGCGCTTAAATTCTACTCCTCTGTTCGATTGGAAGTACGTCGTGCGGAAACCTTGAAGCAAGGAAATGACATGGTCGGAAACAAAACAAAAATTAAAGTTGTGAAAAACAAAGTTGCCCCTCCTTTCCGTACAGCAGAAGTAGACATTATGTATGGAGAAGGAATCTCTAGAGAGGGAGAGCTTCTCGATATCGGTTCGGATTTGGACATCGTATTAAAGAGTGGTGCTTGGTACTCTTATAATGAGGAACGACTTGGACAAGGTAGAGAAAATGCGAAGCAATTTTTAAAAGAGAACGAAGATGTTTCGTTGGAAATTTACAACGCTATCCGTAACCATTATGATATGGATACGTTAGCACCTGAAGCGGGAGAAGAATCACAAGAAGGACAAGAGGCTTTAGAATTAGAATAAGATAAAAAAGTCGAGCGGAATCGTCCGCTCGACTTTTTTCGCGTATAATCATAGATAGTATGATGTCAATAGTTTTATAGGTTTGTCTTACTTTCTTTGACAGTTCCTTGACATTAGTTTTCGTCAAGATTAAAATTAATATGTATAATTATCATTTTTATTATACAATTTTGTTAAAAAATGATTATCTTTAAAAGTTATTTTACTGTACATGCCGACTAATAATGTTTGTACAAGTTTATAGCAAGAGGAGGTGAAATTATGGTGACTACAATCATCTCCATTTTGCTTGCCCTAATCGTCGGTATTGTTGTTGGTTATCTGATTCGAAAGTCAATTGCAGAACAGAAAATTAAAAGTGCTGAAGATTTGGCGAAGCAGATTGTAGAAGAGGGGCACCGTAATGCCGAAGTAGCCAAAAAGGAAGCACTTCTTGAAGCCAAAGATGAAAACCATAGGCTTCGTCAGCAGGCTGACCATGAGCTGAGAGAAAGAAGATCTGAGCTTCAAAAACAGGAAAGCCGTTTGATGCAAAAAGAAGAAAACCTGGATCGTAAAGGTGAAACGCTGGATAAGCGGGAGCTTATGTTAGAGAAAAAGGAAAGCTCTCTAACGGAAAAACAACAACAAATTGAAGAAATGGAAAGCAAAGTGGAAGCCTTGTTGGGTGAGCAGCAAGCTGAACTTGAACGCATTTCCGGCTACACATCTGACCAAGCGAAACAAGTCATTTTGGAACGAGTGGAGAAAGAAGTATCTCATGAAGCTGCAATCATGATTAAAGAGGCAGAAAATCGAGCGAAAGAAGAAGCGGACAAGAAAGCGAAAGAAATTCTTTCCCTAGCTCTTCAACGTTGTGCTGCTGATCATGTTGCAGAAACAACGGTTTCAGTCGTTAACCTTCCGAATGATGAAATGAAAGGTCGTATTATTGGACGAGAAGGCCGAAACATTCGTACGTTGGAAACATTAACTGGAATTGACCTTATTATAGACGATACTCCAGAAGCTGTAATTCTATCGGGATTTGACCCTATTCGTAGGGAAACAG includes:
- the yfmF gene encoding EF-P 5-aminopentanol modification-associated protein YfmF, with the protein product MQEVQETTTNVNGYNLHVIQSTKYKTVNLVVKFKAPLERETITNRAILPYVLQQGTEKYPNARSLRQALDALYGAVLSIDGSKKGEQHILTFRLEVANEAYLTNETSLLDQAVQLLSEIIFKPKADGQAFDAKIVSREKVTLKQKMDAIKDDKMSYANMRLMDEMCKEEPYHLHVHGYQEDLEQLNESSLYHFYQQLLQEDQMDIYLLGDFSNKQVEDTVTKYFVRDTSQSPLKQNRLAQKQIDQVQEIVDKEDVQQGKLHLGYRTNITYNDEDYAALQVFNGIFGGFPSSKLFINVREKNSLAYYAASRVESHKGLLLVFSGINPADYQKAKDIMIEQMEAMKSGDFTEEQVEEVKNLVVNQFLETMDHPVGLIEVLYHQVIAASDLKPEELLNKVKNVSKEDVVRVANKVELDTVYFLTSKGGNANA
- the yfmH gene encoding EF-P 5-aminopentanol modification-associated protein YfmH, which gives rise to MHKTTYDQIKETIYSEKLANGLQVFLLPKPEMAKTYGIFSTNYGSIDQTFVPLGKEEMITVPDGIAHFLEHKLFEKEDRDVFQDFTKQGASANAYTSFTKTAYLFSATSNIEKNVETLLNFVQEPYFSEKSVEKEKGIIGQEITMYDDQPDWRSFFGTIQSLYHHHPVQIDIAGTIDSISNITKEDLYTCYETFYHPSNMTFFVAGNFEPESMMAFIKDNQAEKSFTDQAPVQRSFPEEPNTVAKEKQVIEMPVSVSKCLVGLKEKMNYKDADEFLTADLLSEMLLDHYFSKSGAYYQELYDLDLIDNSFQFETNLEKNFGFSIIGGNTKKPDLLGDKLKEMLLAMKDKPLTEKEFNIMKRKQIGHFFRAMNSLEFTSNQFIHYHLLGIDFFNVLPKIEALTVEEANAFLNKWISEERIAVCQVVPTKE
- a CDS encoding SDR family NAD(P)-dependent oxidoreductase, which translates into the protein MGNVLIVGASGDIGAAISLRLAEEGHRLLLHYHQGKEKVEQLIATLPNESVLKVLHANLQEEEGMNSLVNQIDLAVDSVIFASGMSHFGMFQNSSLEEMDQMLNLHIKAPWRITKRLLPEMVQRKSGHIIMISSIWGRSWS
- a CDS encoding SDR family oxidoreductase, which encodes MYSTVKGAQNSFVKALAKEVAMSGISVNGISPGFIDTKMNRHLSEEERAQIINEIPINRPGTPEDVAHVAAFLLDRRSSYIFKVKLFE
- a CDS encoding DUF3243 domain-containing protein → MSVLDNFESWKDFLGDRLHQAEGQGMNQNTISEIAYEIGGYLANQVDAKNDQEAVLRDLWNAASKDEQHAIANIMVKMVQNDGTGR
- a CDS encoding DUF3388 domain-containing protein, with the protein product MEKTEWYLEYEIQYNRPGLLGDISSLLGMLSINIITINGVENSRRGMLLLSRKDEQIIRLKSILDTMDTINVIKLRKPKLRDRLAVRHGRYIHSDVDDKKTFRFVRSELGLLVDFMAELFKKDGHKLIGIRGMPRVGKTESIVASSVCANKRWLFVSSTLLKQTIRNQLIEDEYSDDNLYIIDGIVSTRRASERHWELVREIMRLPATKVVEHPDIFVQQTEYKLDDFDYIIELRNEEDEEIKYDPIEKPVMEKQDGFSMFDF
- a CDS encoding RodZ domain-containing protein, with amino-acid sequence MELGAKLKEAREARNLSLEDVQKVTKIQTRYLQAIEKGNFSAMPGSFYVRAFVKEYATAVGLDADLFMEEHASELPKASNESSVQYSRVRSRNETTSTKSPAIFSFLPTLIVVLLIVGIFFLVWYFISTNDDGKSEEQVKTGGPDEVLVGDSGSTSEEKPEDTTEDTGSGDTTADDTEEQPEEPTNEPELKLVEETTDGAEGVTTYDLVNAEDSVQLVLNTDNEHWLEIENDKGKSFYNGMFAAAQAPQEIDLTGEERVHLRFGNPRDLKITVNGVDLQLPETVENGQIHQVWINLNASATE
- the pgsA gene encoding CDP-diacylglycerol--glycerol-3-phosphate 3-phosphatidyltransferase; the encoded protein is MNIPNRITLSRIFMIPIFIIILSVPFDWGTIDIGNEVLPVADFVAAFIFIIASTTDWIDGYYARKHNLVTNLGKFLDPLADKLLVSAALILLVEMGQASAWIVIIIISREFAVTGLRQIAAGEGTILAAGQMGKLKTWIQIIAISVLLLHNFPFSYTTIPFGTIALYAALVITVVSGVDYFVKNWHVMRDSK
- a CDS encoding competence/damage-inducible protein A codes for the protein MSVKAEIIAVGTELLLGQISNTNAQWLSEQLANRGVHVYHHAVVGDNLERVRETFELAGQRADIVMVTGGLGPTDDDLTREAFQALSGIGLVEDNDTMRKIEAFYEKANREMTPNNRKQARVFEGSTVFANSAGMAPGIAVDFQDTIWIFMPGVPREMKAICMEQAFPYIEQHFPLTSIIRSKMLRFIGIGESQLEHDLYQIIQNQTNPTIAPLASEGEVGLRITAQANTEEEAAALIQSTESLIKDKVGTFLYGFDNQSIEQAVKELFVSRGLTLAAAESLTGGLFSSSVVAVEGASSVFKGGIVSYETSVKSGLLQVSEKTLTSSGTVSEQNCKRNGGKCSCVNWCRYRD
- a CDS encoding CinA family protein, yielding MNKTAKEMAENVRALTGADIGISFTGIAGPDSVEGKPVGTVVIGIQQAAGPSITKTFHFTGSRSAIRNRTVKKGFELLFHLLK
- the recA gene encoding recombinase RecA — encoded protein: MSDRKQALDMALKQIEKQFGKGSIMKLGEQAEQKIATVPSGSLALDVALGVGGYPRGRVIEIYGPESSGKTTVSLHAIAEAQRQGGQAAFIDAEHALDPVYARKLGVNVDELLLSQPDTGEQALEIAEALVRSGAVDMIVIDSVAALVPKAEIEGEMGDSHVGLQARLMSQALRKLSGAINKSKTTAIFINQIREKVGVMFGNPETTPGGRALKFYSSVRLEVRRAETLKQGNDMVGNKTKIKVVKNKVAPPFRTAEVDIMYGEGISREGELLDIGSDLDIVLKSGAWYSYNEERLGQGRENAKQFLKENEDVSLEIYNAIRNHYDMDTLAPEAGEESQEGQEALELE
- the rny gene encoding ribonuclease Y, with protein sequence MVTTIISILLALIVGIVVGYLIRKSIAEQKIKSAEDLAKQIVEEGHRNAEVAKKEALLEAKDENHRLRQQADHELRERRSELQKQESRLMQKEENLDRKGETLDKRELMLEKKESSLTEKQQQIEEMESKVEALLGEQQAELERISGYTSDQAKQVILERVEKEVSHEAAIMIKEAENRAKEEADKKAKEILSLALQRCAADHVAETTVSVVNLPNDEMKGRIIGREGRNIRTLETLTGIDLIIDDTPEAVILSGFDPIRRETARIALEKLVQDGRIHPARIEEMVDKSRREVDEYIREVGEQTTFEVGVHGLHPDLIKILGRLKYRTSYGQNVLKHSMEVAYLSGLLAAELGEDETLARRAGLLHDIGKAIDHEVEGSHVEIGKELATKYKENQTVINAIASHHGDEEPTSVIAVLVAAADALSAARPGARSETLENYIKRLEKLEEISESYAGVEKSFAIQAGREIRIMVKPDEIDDLEATRIARDIRKRIESELDYPGHIKVTVIRETRSVEYAK